In a single window of the Eleginops maclovinus isolate JMC-PN-2008 ecotype Puerto Natales chromosome 6, JC_Emac_rtc_rv5, whole genome shotgun sequence genome:
- the LOC134865997 gene encoding calreticulin-like, with protein sequence MQVLGVFAVILAVYCVHAKIYFREEFLDGDEWRTRWLNSKHKSDYGEWKLTAGNFYGDAEKDKGLQTSQDARFYATSARFEPFSNEGKPLVIQFTVKHEQKIDCGGGYVKVFPADLEQTGMHGDSSYYIMFGPDICGYSTKKVHVIFNYKGKNHLIKKEIKCKDDELTHMYTLILNPDQTYEVKIDNEKVESGSLEEDWDFLPPKTIKDPEAKKPEDWDDRAKTDDADDTKPEEWDKPENIPDPDAKKPEDWDEDMDGEWEPPMIPNPEYKGEWKPKQIDNPNYKGAWVHPEIDNPEYSADSNIYKFDKISVLGLDLWQVKSGTIFDNFLITDDVKEAEDITNETWGVTKEPERKMKQEQDDLKRKEEEQKTKEQETEGDEEDGEEEDNEDLDEEEDAKDEMEEALSEMDEEEAKLKDEL encoded by the exons ATGCAAGTCTTAGGTGTATTTGCGGTAATATTAGCAGTGTACTGTGTACATGCAAAGATCTACTTTCGGGAGGAGTTTCTCGACGGTG ATGAATGGAGGACTCGCTGGTTGAACTCCAAACACAAATCTGACTATGGAGAGTGGAAACTAACAGCTGGCAACTTCTATGGAGATGctgagaaagacaaag gtttgCAAACAAGCCAGGATGCTCGTTTCTATGCCACGTCTGCCCGTTTTGAGCCTTTCAGCAATGAGGGCAAGCCTTTAGTCATTCAGTTTACCGTGAAGCATGAGCAGAAGATTGACTGTGGTGGTGGTTATGTGAAGGTCTTCCCTGCTGACTTGGAGCAGACTGGCATGCATGGAGATTCGTCATACTACATCATGTTTG GCCCTGATATCTGTGGGTACAGCACCAAGAAAGTACACGTCATCTTCAATTACAAGGGCAAGAATCACCTCATCAAGAAAGAGATTAAGTGCAAG gaTGATGAGCTGACCCACATGTACACACTGATCCTGAATCCAGATCAGACCTACGAGGTAAAGATTGATAATGAGAAGGTAGAATCTGGCAGCCTGGAGGAGGACTGGGACTTTTTGCCTCCTAAGACAATCAAGGACCCCGAAGCTAAGAAGCCAGAGGACTGGGATGATCGTGCCAAGACTGACGATGCTGATGACACCAAGCCTGAG GAGTGGGACAAACCTGAGAACATTCCAGACCCTGACGCTAAAAAACCCGAAGACTGGGATGAAGATATGGATGGAGAGTGGGAGCCACCCATGATCCCTAACCCAGAGTACAAG GGAGAATGGAAACCCAAACAGATCGACAACCCCAACTACAAAGGAGCCTGGGTTCATCCTGAGATTGACAATCCTGAATACAGTGCTGATTCAAACATCTACAAGTTTGACAAAATTTCTGTGTTAGGTCTTGATCTTTGGcag GTGAAATCTGGTACCATCTTTGACAACTTCTTGATCACCGACGATGTAAAGGAAGCAGAAGACATTACCAACGAGACATGGGGTGTCACAAAG GAACCTGAGAGGAAAATGAAACAGGAGCAAGATGACCTGAAACgaaaggaagaggagcagaagacCAAAGAACAAGAGACCGAaggtgatgaagaggatggTGAAGAAGAGGACAATGAAGACCTTGATGAGGAGGAAGACGCAAAGGACGAAATGGAGGAGGCACTTTCAGAAATGGATGAAGAGGAAGCAAAGCTTAAAGATGAGCTTTGA